A segment of the Desulfurococcus mucosus DSM 2162 genome:
GTTGCATTAGCCAGCTCAACCAGTCCATCTATGCTTTCAGATCCAACAACATCGCCTCCCCGTGTCCTTAAGGGTATGGATAAGTAGACGCCGGTAGTCAACTCCAGGATAACCCCCTTGCTCCTACTAAGACTTATGATACCGCTATGCTTGTAACCGCTCAACCTAGCTATTCTGAGGATCCTCGCCGCCGTCTGGAGGTCTCTCGCCGACAAATGGATAATGGGTCCCGTCACATTGAGCCATATCTTCCTGTTAACCGGGATACTGTACAACCTGAGTAGTTCACCCGGCTCCACGGGTACATGTTTCTTAAAGATCACCGTGGAATCCACGCCTCTCTCCCATGGCGTCTCAGAATCGCTGGCAACGATCCTCCCGCTGCAGCTGCTCATAGTGTATACTTTCCTCTCGGTATTCAGCAGGATTAACAGTGGAAGCAGATCCTTGTCTAGGTAACCTATCTCCAGATCCTCCCACATCCTCCGCCAGAACATTCTTTTCCTCCTAACCCATGCATCCTCCTGCACTCCTAAACCCACCCTGGTGCACGAGTATTAATCCAGCATACTGTGGGAGCATGGTCCGCTGGATTCACGTCTTCTGATGGGTTTTCAGCGTATTAAAACCGTGTTCGAGAATCCATTATTCACGAGCCGTGATGATGGCTCATCCAGTAGGCTGGATCGTGGAATACTTATAAGCTGCCTCGAGGCTCTAATTAGCTGAATACGACGGGATGATGAACCTCCATGAAGAGTCTCGCTTACAGTGTACGGGATCCAGCTGGGAGAGGTATAGCGCTCTACATTGCTGAGTCACTTGGGTTAACTAGCGCTAAGTGCCCCGGAGCCGTTGAGTGCTTCAGAGGAGACGGCTTCATACTAGCCGGCTTCGAAGAAGACGTCATATACTTCGACTTCCTCGAGGATAGATTGCCCTCGGCCTCAGAGTACATTGTTTTATCGAGGCATAGTAGTGAGGCAGGCGTGAAAAGCTACACGGTGCATCATACAGGGAACTTCGGTGGTGAAGCCGCCTACGGTGGTAAACCCGGGGAACTCGGCGTCGCCTCCCCGCTCACCGCGTGGAGGCTTCTCAGACTACTTAAAACCCTTAGAGACAGCTATGGGAGAAGCGAGTACGAGGTCAGCTATGAGGCAACGCACCATGGGCCTACAAGCATCTCGAAGCCCCTTGTCTTCGTGGAGATCGGGAGCACGCTTGGCGAGTGGAGGGATGAAGTAAACCATAGGGTGGTGGGTGAAGCCGTGGCCAGGCTGCTCAAGGAGCCCGGTGGAGACGAGTGTAATCCCGCAATAGGTATTGGAGGAGGACACTACCCGAGGAAGCACACTGAGTTAGCGTTATCGGAGCCCGTGTGCTACGGGCACATAATGGCCAAGTACGCCTTGGGAGCACTTTCAATGGATACACTGGATAAGATGGTTCACAGGAGTGCCGTTAAACCATCCATCATAGTTGTCGAGAAGAAGGGGACGAGGCAGGAGCACAGGGTTCTCGTAGAGGAGTATGCTTCGAATAAGGGTTTAACCCTCCGCTACATCTAGGGAGCCTTCACCTGTGTCTCACCGGCCTTCTCCCCGCCCTAAAGGGTGAGGTTTTCAGTTGTAAACCATGTCTTAGAGAGCTTGCCCCACACCACCCTGATGGAAAGGGTTTCACCGGGACTAGGCGTCACCGGCACCACGAGCTCCTTCACAACTGCTTCACCCGGTTGCACCGCATCTAAAGCCTTAACCGTGGCCACGATATTCCCCTTATGGATTACCGTGTAGACGGTGAAATCCGGCGAGGCCTCACCCTTATTCCTCAATGAGACATTGAGTCTTAGCCCGTCTCCAGCCTGCTTTACTTCAACACCCTCGATTACGAGAACCGGTTTCCTCATGGACGAGGAATACAATAGTACGCTTGACACCATGAAGGAGCCGTTGCCTTCATTGACGAGCCCGATCCTGTAGCCGTTGGATGACGATGCTTGCACCACGTATTCCTCGAAGCCATCGCCATGCATACCCTCGAACTCGTACCTTGCATCGTTAACCAGTAGAACCAGTTTGCCCGCATGCTGCAACATGCATCCTGAGACACGTATCTCCGGTTCCCCAGCGACTACACTACTCGTGAGGAAGTGGGAGTCCCCGGGGCTGAGGCTGAGTAGCCCCGTCCAATACTTTAGGCTCGTTGAGGCATCAGGGTCCTCATATACAGCTATGAGCTGCGCCTTCCTAAGCCTAACGGGTGAGCCTCCCTCATGCCTGAACGTCAGGTTCACCCAGTCCTTCCCCATGGAGTCCTCTGTATTTAGGAGGGAGGTGACGTCGTAGACGAACTTCGAGACCAGTTTATCCCTGAGCCTAGCCGTGTAATGAGGCTTAAACTCCTTGGTGACGCTTATACCGTTGAGCTTAAGCCTCCAGTCAACGCTTTCACTCTGAGACTCAGCCACCACCTCAAGCAACCCTAGGCTCATCCTCCTCCCCCTTCTATTAGGCGTGCTCAAAGCCACGCTCTCCCTCGAATAGTATCCATGCAGCTGTAGATCAAGGGGCTTGAAGGCTACGTACAGATCCCCCTGTAACACCCTATCCACGATGACGTCTACCACTCCCTGCACCATTCCACATCCTCCACTCAAGGCATTAGATATAAATCCTAGAAGGGTTATTTAGTGGCTTCTGGATGAAGACGCCCTGCCGCAAGCGATCGATGAGCGCTTTGAACCCCTGGCTGACACAGTATTTAACCCTGTGTTAAAGACGTTAAGTAATGTGGGCAACATGATAGTCCACATCAAGAAGACCCGTGAGAGGGGATTCGACGCCTCAGTGTTCTCAGAGTACGGGTATCCTTTCAGCAGGTATAAGAGCGTCATGGTATACGTTGACGACAAGGCCATCATGGACGCCGATGAAGTATTCGTCGAGGCATACACAGTTAAATTCATTGAAGACCGTAAAGAGGTACACGTGTACTCAACACCGCCAAGGAGAATATAGCCATACCCATAAACAATTTTAAACCCTGAAGGTAATCATGGTTGGATAGTACGCCGCCGTAGCTCAGCCCGGTGGAGCGCCGGCCTTGTAAGCACTATTAGGTAGGCCCGTCGAGAAAGCCGGTGGACGCGGGTTCAAATCCCGCCGGCGGCTCTCTAGCCATACTCCCCGGAGCACTTCAGCCAGAACCCGAGCTCCTCCTCGAGTATTTCATCCCATTCCTTCACATGCAAATCGGCCTCATCCCTCCATGCCCTACCCTCGATTAGATCCATGGCATCCTGTACGAGCCCCTCTAAATCCCCTTCTGGTGCTAGCCTCACATTATCCAGGCCCCCGAAGTATGTTTGCAAGGCTG
Coding sequences within it:
- a CDS encoding tRNA(Phe) 7-((3-amino-3-carboxypropyl)-4-demethylwyosine(37)-N(4))-methyltransferase; the protein is MQEDAWVRRKRMFWRRMWEDLEIGYLDKDLLPLLILLNTERKVYTMSSCSGRIVASDSETPWERGVDSTVIFKKHVPVEPGELLRLYSIPVNRKIWLNVTGPIIHLSARDLQTAARILRIARLSGYKHSGIISLSRSKGVILELTTGVYLSIPLRTRGGDVVGSESIDGLVELANATLYEGKKRLSRLYMELKRSIPWSPDDEVMEYIVKHGIRIHERDPLEVFGELSRGMW
- a CDS encoding D-aminoacyl-tRNA deacylase, which produces MKSLAYSVRDPAGRGIALYIAESLGLTSAKCPGAVECFRGDGFILAGFEEDVIYFDFLEDRLPSASEYIVLSRHSSEAGVKSYTVHHTGNFGGEAAYGGKPGELGVASPLTAWRLLRLLKTLRDSYGRSEYEVSYEATHHGPTSISKPLVFVEIGSTLGEWRDEVNHRVVGEAVARLLKEPGGDECNPAIGIGGGHYPRKHTELALSEPVCYGHIMAKYALGALSMDTLDKMVHRSAVKPSIIVVEKKGTRQEHRVLVEEYASNKGLTLRYI